From Neobacillus sp. PS2-9, the proteins below share one genomic window:
- a CDS encoding phosphocarrier protein HPr, with protein MAEKQFKVIAETGIHARPATLLVQTASRFDSEITLEYKGKKVNLKSIMGVMSLGVGQGADIVIAAEGNDANEALNSLEETLKKEGLAE; from the coding sequence ATGGCAGAAAAGCAATTTAAAGTAATCGCAGAAACAGGAATTCACGCAAGACCAGCAACTTTATTAGTTCAAACAGCTAGCAGATTCGATTCTGAAATTACATTAGAATATAAAGGCAAAAAAGTTAACTTAAAATCTATTATGGGTGTTATGTCTCTAGGTGTGGGTCAAGGAGCGGACATTGTGATCGCTGCTGAAGGAAACGATGCAAATGAGGCATTAAACAGCTTAGAAGAAACATTGAAAAAAGAAGGTTTGGCAGAATAA
- the glpK gene encoding glycerol kinase GlpK encodes MDQYILSLDQGTTSSRAILFNKKGEIIHTAQKEFTQYFPQPGWVEHSPNEIWGSILSVIAGVLSESGIKANQIAGIGITNQRETTVVWDKETGEPIYNAIVWQSRQTSGICDELREKGYNQLFRKKTGLLIDAYFSGTKVKWILDNVKDAREKANDGKLLFGTIDTWLIWKLSGGRAHVTDYSNASRTLMFNIFELKWDEELLAILGVPKIMLPEVRQSSEVYANTVDYHFFGKEIPIAGVAGDQQAALFGQACFEKGMAKNTYGTGCFMLMNTGEKAVQSEHGLLTTIAWGLNGKVHYALEGSIFVAGSAIQWLRDGLRILKNAKDSEEYAAKVDSTAGVYVVPAFVGLGTPYWDSDVRGAVFGLTRGTSKEHFVRATLESLAYQTKDVLSAMEADSLIELKTLRVDGGAVKNNFLMSFQSDILNVPVERPIINETTALGAAYLAGLAVGYWDNQEEISKQWAIEHQFNPKMTDENRKTLYEGWKKAVNAAMVFK; translated from the coding sequence TTGGACCAATATATTTTATCCCTGGACCAAGGGACTACAAGTTCGAGAGCCATTCTTTTTAATAAAAAAGGTGAAATCATCCACACAGCGCAAAAGGAATTTACTCAGTATTTTCCACAACCAGGATGGGTAGAACATAGTCCTAACGAGATTTGGGGTTCCATTCTCTCGGTTATTGCAGGTGTATTATCTGAATCAGGAATTAAAGCCAATCAAATAGCCGGCATTGGGATCACTAACCAGCGTGAAACCACTGTGGTGTGGGATAAAGAAACAGGTGAGCCAATTTACAATGCGATTGTTTGGCAGTCAAGGCAGACAAGCGGGATTTGTGATGAACTAAGAGAAAAAGGCTACAATCAATTATTTCGTAAAAAAACGGGCTTGCTTATTGATGCTTATTTTTCAGGTACAAAGGTAAAGTGGATTCTAGACAATGTTAAGGATGCTCGTGAAAAAGCGAATGATGGAAAATTACTATTTGGAACCATTGATACATGGTTAATTTGGAAGCTTTCGGGTGGACGAGCGCATGTAACGGATTATTCTAATGCTTCCCGTACGTTAATGTTTAATATTTTTGAACTAAAATGGGATGAAGAACTATTAGCTATTTTAGGTGTACCAAAAATCATGCTGCCAGAGGTCCGACAATCGTCTGAAGTATATGCTAATACAGTCGATTATCATTTTTTTGGGAAAGAAATCCCCATTGCTGGCGTTGCTGGGGATCAACAAGCAGCTCTCTTCGGGCAGGCGTGTTTTGAAAAAGGAATGGCTAAGAATACCTACGGTACAGGTTGCTTTATGTTAATGAATACCGGGGAGAAAGCCGTTCAATCAGAACATGGTCTACTAACAACTATTGCTTGGGGATTAAATGGGAAAGTTCATTACGCCCTTGAAGGCAGTATCTTTGTTGCTGGGTCAGCCATTCAATGGCTGCGGGATGGGCTAAGAATATTGAAGAACGCAAAGGATAGCGAGGAGTATGCAGCAAAGGTAGATTCAACGGCAGGTGTCTATGTTGTTCCAGCATTTGTTGGCTTGGGTACTCCATACTGGGATAGTGATGTTCGGGGTGCAGTTTTTGGATTAACTAGAGGAACTTCGAAAGAGCATTTTGTCCGGGCCACATTAGAATCCTTAGCCTATCAGACAAAAGACGTTTTATCAGCGATGGAAGCTGATTCACTTATTGAATTAAAAACGCTTCGTGTGGATGGAGGAGCAGTTAAAAATAACTTTTTAATGTCCTTCCAAAGTGACATCTTAAATGTTCCTGTTGAGCGGCCAATCATCAATGAAACTACCGCACTTGGAGCAGCCTATTTGGCAGGGCTCGCAGTTGGTTATTGGGATAATCAAGAGGAGATTTCCAAGCAGTGGGCTATTGAACACCAATTTAATCCCAAGATGACAGATGAAAATCGGAAGACTTTATATGAAGGCTGGAAAAAGGCTGTTAACGCTGCTATGGTCTTTAAATAA
- a CDS encoding DUF58 domain-containing protein, producing MTWSKDSVEDRKIPGISTFAILLIFVSLYMESKLVLFLAIFFLVIVVANNYYLKKAGEKLYLDNIYEKNHFFVEDNGQWSFIFRNEGFPILKGDLRVYFDHFVVPEGEKVESNSSIYDISIPFSIFSKQTKQVVIPFEASRRGIARIRKLEFHVPSLLGFGEIILESKSFLKQQAVVYPQPIPVKGLLEKLSVLQGVNAVPYSVYEDRLGPLGTRDYVSSDGFNRIHWKASAKKQTLQTKVFEKISEKGWTIALNVSNGHSITGQIERLISGMTEIAYYACNKQIPYSLCINVRTAGNTPFLFLPKGEGKEHLQKALETLASISTQNTSIPYEYMLSFYNRHLTSQPFFIHTGIRTEETNRMLLKVGQRGAKMLELTIEQEHGVLSELDIQNDRRVRL from the coding sequence ATGACTTGGAGTAAAGATTCGGTAGAAGACCGAAAGATTCCGGGTATTAGTACTTTTGCCATATTACTTATCTTTGTCAGCTTATATATGGAGTCAAAATTAGTCCTTTTCTTAGCTATATTTTTTCTAGTCATTGTGGTCGCTAATAATTATTATTTAAAAAAAGCAGGTGAAAAGCTTTATTTAGATAATATTTATGAAAAAAACCACTTTTTTGTCGAGGATAATGGACAATGGTCATTCATTTTTAGGAATGAGGGATTCCCCATCTTAAAGGGTGACCTAAGAGTCTACTTTGATCATTTTGTGGTTCCAGAGGGTGAAAAAGTGGAATCAAATTCTTCCATATATGATATTTCAATCCCGTTTTCTATTTTTAGCAAACAAACAAAACAGGTAGTCATTCCTTTCGAAGCTAGTAGAAGGGGAATTGCCAGAATTCGTAAGCTTGAATTTCATGTGCCAAGTCTTTTAGGATTCGGTGAAATCATTTTGGAATCGAAATCGTTTTTAAAGCAACAAGCTGTGGTCTATCCCCAACCTATTCCAGTAAAAGGGCTATTAGAGAAATTGTCTGTGCTACAAGGGGTAAACGCGGTTCCTTATTCAGTTTATGAAGATCGCCTTGGTCCATTAGGAACAAGGGATTATGTATCTTCAGATGGCTTTAATCGAATCCATTGGAAAGCTAGTGCAAAAAAACAAACGCTGCAAACAAAAGTATTTGAAAAAATTTCCGAAAAGGGTTGGACTATTGCGCTAAACGTATCGAATGGCCATTCCATTACTGGCCAAATCGAGAGATTGATTAGTGGAATGACTGAGATTGCTTATTATGCATGTAACAAACAGATTCCTTATTCCTTATGTATTAATGTACGGACAGCAGGAAATACGCCTTTTCTATTTCTTCCAAAAGGAGAAGGAAAAGAACACCTCCAAAAGGCATTGGAAACCCTGGCCTCCATTAGCACTCAAAATACAAGTATTCCATATGAATATATGCTTTCCTTTTATAATAGACATCTTACGTCACAACCCTTTTTTATCCACACAGGTATCAGGACAGAAGAAACTAATCGGATGCTCTTAAAAGTTGGACAAAGAGGGGCTAAGATGCTTGAGCTTACTATTGAACAGGAGCATGGTGTTCTAAGTGAATTAGACATTCAAAATGATAGAAGGGTACGCCTATGA
- a CDS encoding MoxR family ATPase has protein sequence MVLTEKITELKREISKVIVGKDTEVELMAISLLFNGHILLESVPGTGKTMLAKSFATAIGGEFSRIQFTPDVLPSDVTGIQFFNPKLQEFELRPGPIMANIVLADEINRATPRTQSSLLEVMEERQVTIDGETVRLMEPFMVIATQNPVESQQGTFSLPVAQMDRFFIKINVDYPMYEDEKRIMQIHRGDKKMSTISQVFTTQEIEQLKGAINNIYISDEMEDYLLTVVRRTREHNSIELGVSPRGTLALMKASQGKAFLNGRTYVTPDDVKTVAPFVLGHRIFLSIESSLTKTPESIIEEIIRSVPVPVEVGANE, from the coding sequence GTGGTTCTTACAGAAAAAATCACGGAATTAAAAAGGGAAATTAGTAAAGTGATTGTCGGAAAGGATACAGAAGTAGAATTAATGGCAATTTCTTTATTATTTAATGGACATATATTACTTGAAAGTGTTCCAGGAACAGGGAAAACCATGCTCGCAAAAAGCTTTGCAACTGCAATTGGAGGGGAATTTTCGCGCATTCAATTTACCCCAGATGTCCTTCCAAGTGATGTTACGGGGATCCAGTTTTTTAATCCAAAGCTGCAGGAATTTGAATTACGTCCAGGACCAATAATGGCCAACATCGTTTTAGCTGATGAAATTAACAGGGCCACACCAAGAACACAGTCCAGTTTATTAGAAGTAATGGAAGAAAGGCAGGTAACAATTGATGGAGAAACGGTTAGATTAATGGAACCCTTCATGGTAATTGCCACACAGAATCCTGTTGAATCACAGCAAGGGACCTTTTCATTGCCTGTTGCTCAGATGGATCGATTTTTTATTAAAATTAATGTGGATTATCCGATGTATGAGGATGAAAAGAGAATCATGCAAATTCATCGCGGGGATAAAAAAATGAGCACGATTAGCCAAGTCTTTACTACCCAAGAAATAGAACAATTAAAGGGCGCCATCAACAACATTTACATTTCAGATGAGATGGAGGATTACCTGCTGACTGTAGTAAGGAGAACGCGGGAGCATAACAGTATTGAATTAGGTGTGAGCCCAAGAGGAACGTTGGCCTTAATGAAAGCATCGCAAGGAAAAGCATTTTTGAATGGCCGTACATATGTTACCCCAGATGATGTAAAAACAGTAGCTCCGTTTGTTCTAGGACATAGAATCTTTTTATCAATTGAGAGCTCCTTAACTAAAACTCCTGAATCTATTATTGAAGAAATCATACGCTCAGTACCTGTACCAGTAGAAGTGGGGGCAAATGAATGA
- a CDS encoding DUF2187 family protein, with product MKKAEVGNIIEFRGGLQGIVEKVNENSVIVDLTYMDNYRDLELDQRTVVNHKNYKVVKESAY from the coding sequence ATGAAAAAAGCAGAAGTTGGGAATATCATAGAATTCCGTGGTGGTTTGCAAGGGATTGTTGAAAAGGTAAATGAAAATTCTGTAATAGTCGACCTAACATATATGGATAATTATCGTGATTTGGAATTAGATCAACGAACAGTTGTCAACCATAAAAACTATAAGGTAGTAAAAGAAAGCGCTTATTAA
- a CDS encoding DUF6254 family protein encodes MSKSKSEQEREWTVRKQDQNPHGKVKSLKDLANETGKGKE; translated from the coding sequence ATGAGTAAGTCAAAAAGTGAGCAAGAGAGGGAATGGACAGTTAGAAAACAGGATCAAAACCCCCATGGGAAAGTAAAGTCATTAAAAGACCTTGCCAATGAAACAGGGAAGGGAAAAGAATAA
- a CDS encoding type II CAAX endopeptidase family protein, producing the protein MKKHNLDIRLIVGLLVAHILINFSFHDKAIFWYIFSGSLLVLIAYATLQGDVDDEVPFIKYFFLGVVSGFVLYLVFWLGIQAMALLHIPFENSLKKLYKLYAPSLFWQYIALLLVAAPGEELFWRGFIQKNLMKYFRPLVSIVIAALLYASVHIYSGSFLLVLAAFLSGLTWGFLYYWKKSMPLIIVSHLVFDIMIFIILPLK; encoded by the coding sequence ATGAAAAAACACAACCTAGACATACGGCTTATTGTCGGGTTACTTGTTGCCCATATCCTCATCAACTTTTCATTTCATGATAAAGCTATATTTTGGTATATATTTTCTGGCTCTTTACTGGTGTTAATTGCCTATGCTACCCTCCAAGGTGATGTAGACGATGAAGTTCCGTTTATCAAGTATTTCTTTCTTGGTGTAGTAAGTGGATTTGTACTCTATTTGGTTTTTTGGCTGGGCATTCAAGCAATGGCGTTGCTTCACATTCCATTTGAAAATAGCCTAAAAAAATTGTACAAGTTGTATGCACCTTCGTTATTTTGGCAGTACATTGCTTTACTATTAGTTGCTGCACCTGGAGAAGAGCTTTTCTGGCGTGGATTTATTCAGAAAAATTTAATGAAATATTTTCGTCCATTGGTAAGTATTGTAATAGCTGCATTGCTTTATGCTTCTGTACACATCTATTCTGGTTCTTTTTTGTTAGTTTTAGCTGCTTTTCTATCAGGTCTTACCTGGGGATTCCTCTATTACTGGAAAAAAAGCATGCCGCTTATCATTGTTTCACATCTTGTCTTTGACATCATGATTTTTATTATTTTACCGCTTAAATAG
- a CDS encoding ATP-dependent Clp protease ATP-binding subunit has product MLCQKCNVNHANVQLNMNINGQRKEIKLCQECYLKEKQTLGSSFGSHMNSFPSFPFENLFMSNHVPQDSQINEPFTAQQKASHGGFIDQFGRNLSNMAKAGLIDPVIGREDEVKRVIEILNRRNKNNPVLIGEPGVGKTAIAEGLALQIAEGAVPGKLKNKEVYLLDVASLVSNTGIRGQFEERMKKLITELQERNNIILFIDEIHLLVGAVSAEGSMDAGNILKPALARGELQVVGATTLKEYRQIEKDSALERRFQPVHVLEPTAEAAVEILKGIQKKYEDYHEVVYSDEAIHACVQLSQRYIQDRFLPDKAIDLLDEAGSKLNLNSDYKSTEQIESRLKEIAAAKEEALKKELYEAAAKLRDEESQLEKSLNTDTSSERPVVQVSHIQEIIEQKTGIPVGKLQQEEQCKMKDLEANLNHKVIGQEKAVKKVAKAIRRSRAGLKSKNRPIGSFLFVGPTGVGKTELSKTLAEELFGTKDAMIRLDMSEYMEKHSVSKLIGSPPGYVGHDEAGQLTEKVRRNPYNIILLDEIEKAHPDVQHMFLQILEDGRLTDSQGRIVSFKDTVIIMTSNAGVGHKSIHVGFSTNEAVEEATILDSLGSFFKPEFLNRFDNIIEFNALDSENILYIVDLMIKELQETLSEQNIELHITSEAKEKLAELGYHPAFGARPLRRVIQEQLEDTIADFILEQPDANKLQAILEDGQLKVVSDMVLFQ; this is encoded by the coding sequence ATGCTTTGTCAAAAATGTAATGTAAACCATGCAAATGTACAGTTAAATATGAATATCAATGGCCAACGTAAGGAAATAAAACTCTGTCAGGAATGCTATTTGAAGGAAAAGCAAACCTTGGGTTCTAGTTTTGGATCACATATGAACTCGTTCCCTAGCTTTCCTTTTGAAAATCTGTTTATGAGTAATCACGTACCACAGGATTCTCAAATCAATGAACCATTTACAGCTCAACAAAAAGCTTCACATGGTGGATTTATCGATCAATTCGGCCGTAATCTAAGCAACATGGCGAAAGCAGGTCTTATAGACCCAGTTATCGGTCGAGAAGATGAAGTGAAACGTGTCATTGAAATTCTCAACAGAAGAAACAAAAACAACCCCGTATTAATCGGTGAACCTGGTGTAGGTAAGACAGCTATTGCTGAAGGTCTTGCCCTTCAGATTGCAGAAGGAGCTGTACCAGGAAAACTAAAGAATAAAGAGGTCTATCTTTTAGATGTTGCCTCCCTTGTTTCCAATACTGGAATTCGTGGGCAGTTTGAAGAACGAATGAAAAAATTGATCACTGAATTACAAGAACGTAATAATATTATTCTTTTTATCGATGAAATTCATTTGCTTGTCGGTGCAGTTTCTGCAGAAGGATCAATGGATGCAGGAAATATTTTGAAACCTGCATTAGCACGTGGGGAATTACAAGTAGTGGGTGCAACAACCCTCAAAGAGTATCGCCAGATTGAAAAGGATTCAGCCCTAGAACGCCGCTTCCAGCCGGTTCATGTTCTTGAACCAACAGCAGAGGCTGCTGTCGAAATTTTAAAAGGAATTCAAAAGAAGTACGAGGATTATCATGAAGTGGTATATTCTGATGAAGCCATCCATGCATGTGTCCAATTGTCACAGCGCTATATCCAAGATCGCTTCCTACCAGATAAGGCCATCGATTTACTTGATGAAGCTGGTTCAAAATTAAATTTAAACTCTGATTATAAAAGTACTGAACAAATTGAGTCCCGCTTAAAAGAGATTGCAGCTGCCAAGGAAGAAGCCCTTAAAAAGGAACTATATGAAGCTGCAGCTAAACTCCGTGATGAAGAGTCACAGCTTGAGAAATCATTAAATACAGATACAAGCTCTGAAAGACCGGTTGTTCAGGTTTCACATATTCAAGAAATTATTGAACAAAAAACAGGGATTCCAGTTGGAAAACTGCAACAAGAAGAACAGTGTAAGATGAAGGATTTAGAAGCAAATTTAAATCATAAAGTCATTGGGCAGGAAAAGGCTGTAAAAAAAGTAGCAAAAGCGATTAGACGCAGTCGTGCTGGCTTAAAGTCAAAAAATCGGCCAATTGGCTCCTTCCTCTTTGTTGGTCCTACTGGTGTCGGAAAAACAGAACTTTCAAAAACACTTGCTGAAGAACTATTCGGTACAAAAGATGCCATGATTCGTCTAGATATGAGCGAATATATGGAGAAACACAGCGTTTCAAAATTAATTGGTTCACCTCCTGGTTATGTTGGTCATGATGAGGCAGGACAGCTTACCGAAAAAGTACGTAGAAATCCTTATAATATTATTTTGTTAGATGAGATTGAAAAGGCACATCCTGATGTTCAACATATGTTTTTACAGATTCTTGAGGATGGCCGTCTTACAGATAGCCAAGGAAGAATTGTAAGCTTTAAGGATACTGTCATCATTATGACAAGTAATGCGGGTGTCGGTCATAAATCAATCCACGTTGGTTTTAGTACAAATGAGGCAGTTGAAGAAGCCACCATTCTTGACTCTTTGGGTAGCTTCTTTAAACCGGAATTCCTAAATCGCTTTGATAATATCATTGAATTTAACGCATTAGACAGTGAAAATATCTTATATATCGTTGATTTAATGATAAAAGAATTACAAGAAACATTATCCGAACAAAATATTGAGTTACACATTACGTCAGAAGCTAAAGAAAAGTTAGCTGAGCTTGGTTACCACCCTGCTTTCGGTGCACGCCCACTCCGCAGGGTCATTCAGGAACAACTCGAAGATACCATTGCTGACTTTATCCTTGAACAGCCAGATGCTAATAAGTTACAAGCCATTTTAGAAGATGGCCAATTAAAAGTCGTTTCTGACATGGTTCTGTTTCAATAA
- a CDS encoding M3 family oligoendopeptidase — translation MSFENYTYVRPNLEEVTVTFDALLERFKSAASVEEQSEAMHEINALRNDIGTMFNLCYIRHSIDTNDEFYKQEQDYMDEIQPEVEGLATKYYQALVESTFRRELEEKWGKQLFALAEGQLKTFKPEIVPLLQKENRLSTEYTKLIASAKIDFEGEERTLTQLQPFTESTDRDMRKRANEARFGFLAENQAELDRIFDDLVKVRTEIAQKLGYNNFVELAYYRMMRTDYNAEMVANFRQQVKDFIVPIATKLKARQQERIGLDQLKYYDEGFIFKTGNAVPKGSPEWIIENGQKMYEELSEETGSFFRFMQDNNLMDLVAKKGKAAGGYCTFIENNKAPFIFSNFNGTSGDIDVLTHEAGHAFQVYSSRHFEIPEYYWPTYEACEIHSMSMEFFTWPWMELFFKEDTDKYKFSHLSEALLFLPYGVSVDEFQHWIYENPTATPKERNLQWREIEKKYLPHKDYDGNEYLENGCFWQRQSHIYNSPFYYIDYTLAQICAFQFWKRSRENQEEAWNDYVNLCKLGGSMSFTKLVEAANLISPFENGCVESVVGEIENWLNSIEDKKL, via the coding sequence ATGAGCTTTGAAAACTATACATATGTACGCCCAAATTTAGAAGAAGTAACTGTTACATTCGATGCGTTACTGGAGCGTTTTAAAAGTGCAGCTTCAGTTGAGGAACAGAGTGAGGCTATGCATGAAATTAATGCACTTAGAAATGACATTGGAACCATGTTCAACTTATGCTATATTCGTCATTCCATTGATACAAACGATGAGTTTTATAAGCAAGAACAAGACTATATGGATGAAATTCAGCCTGAGGTTGAAGGTCTAGCTACAAAGTATTATCAAGCATTGGTAGAATCAACATTTCGCCGTGAATTAGAGGAAAAGTGGGGCAAGCAGCTTTTTGCTCTTGCAGAAGGTCAGCTTAAGACATTTAAGCCAGAAATTGTCCCATTACTTCAAAAGGAAAATCGTTTATCAACAGAATACACAAAGCTAATTGCATCAGCAAAGATTGATTTTGAAGGTGAAGAGAGGACTTTAACACAATTACAACCATTTACTGAGTCGACAGATAGAGATATGAGGAAACGGGCAAATGAGGCAAGGTTTGGGTTCTTAGCAGAGAATCAGGCAGAGCTTGATCGAATTTTCGATGATCTTGTAAAAGTAAGAACCGAGATTGCTCAGAAGCTTGGATACAATAACTTTGTAGAGTTAGCTTATTATCGAATGATGAGAACAGACTACAATGCAGAAATGGTAGCGAATTTTCGTCAGCAGGTGAAGGATTTTATTGTTCCAATAGCTACAAAACTAAAAGCTCGTCAACAAGAGAGAATTGGTCTTGACCAATTGAAATATTACGATGAGGGATTTATTTTTAAAACAGGAAACGCGGTTCCAAAAGGCAGTCCTGAATGGATCATTGAAAACGGACAGAAAATGTACGAAGAACTTTCAGAGGAAACGGGATCATTCTTCCGTTTCATGCAAGACAATAACCTTATGGATCTAGTAGCCAAAAAAGGAAAAGCTGCTGGCGGTTACTGTACATTTATTGAAAATAATAAAGCACCATTTATTTTTTCTAATTTTAATGGCACATCAGGTGATATTGATGTCTTAACGCATGAAGCTGGGCATGCTTTCCAAGTTTATTCTAGTCGTCACTTTGAGATTCCAGAGTACTATTGGCCTACCTATGAAGCATGTGAAATTCATTCCATGAGTATGGAATTCTTTACATGGCCTTGGATGGAGCTGTTCTTCAAGGAAGATACAGATAAATATAAGTTCTCCCATTTAAGTGAAGCCCTATTATTCCTCCCATATGGTGTATCTGTTGATGAATTCCAGCATTGGATATATGAAAATCCAACCGCAACACCAAAGGAACGTAATCTTCAGTGGCGTGAGATTGAGAAAAAATACTTACCACATAAGGATTACGATGGTAATGAATACTTAGAAAACGGCTGTTTCTGGCAGCGTCAAAGCCATATATACAATTCTCCATTTTATTATATAGATTACACGCTTGCACAAATTTGTGCCTTCCAATTTTGGAAACGTTCAAGAGAAAATCAAGAAGAGGCCTGGAATGATTATGTAAATCTATGTAAGCTTGGTGGAAGTATGTCATTTACCAAGTTAGTGGAAGCAGCAAACCTCATTTCTCCATTTGAAAACGGCTGTGTAGAATCAGTAGTTGGTGAGATTGAGAATTGGCTCAATTCTATTGAGGATAAAAAACTATAA
- a CDS encoding MarR family transcriptional regulator: protein MEHDSVAKSLKLFIVLSRAYKAINEHVNKVIQASGLNPTEFAVLELLYHKGDQPMQQIGGKILLASGSITYVVDKLEQKRMLKRIACPKDRRVTYAQITEEGRAFIQDIFPEHANQIDQLMSSLTDSEKSEAIDLLKKLGIPAGKF, encoded by the coding sequence ATGGAGCATGATTCAGTAGCAAAATCATTAAAGTTATTTATTGTCCTTTCACGAGCATATAAAGCGATTAATGAACATGTAAATAAAGTGATTCAAGCAAGCGGTTTAAACCCTACTGAGTTTGCTGTTTTAGAGCTTCTTTATCATAAGGGAGACCAGCCCATGCAGCAAATTGGAGGAAAAATTTTGCTAGCTAGCGGGAGTATTACTTACGTAGTGGATAAGCTGGAGCAAAAAAGAATGTTAAAAAGAATTGCTTGTCCAAAGGATCGAAGGGTCACTTATGCTCAAATTACGGAAGAGGGAAGAGCATTTATTCAAGACATTTTCCCAGAGCATGCAAATCAAATTGATCAGCTCATGTCTAGTCTAACTGATTCGGAAAAGTCGGAAGCGATTGATCTATTAAAAAAATTAGGTATACCTGCAGGTAAATTTTAA